The Sebastes fasciatus isolate fSebFas1 chromosome 13, fSebFas1.pri, whole genome shotgun sequence genome includes a region encoding these proteins:
- the smarca4a gene encoding transcription activator BRG1 isoform X3, which yields MSTPDPPMGGTPRPGPSPGPGPSPGGMMGPSPGPSPGSAHSMMGPSPGPPGSGHPHPPQGPSGYPQDNMHQMHKPMEAMHEKGMPDDPRYAQMKGMSMRPGGHSGMGPPPSPMDQHSQGYPSPLGGSEHAPSPVPANGPPSGPMMPVGPPGPGAGPMEGSGDPNQGMGQSNRGPPQGPGGPGGAVCVPGAAGGPAPFNQNQLHQLRAQIMAYKMLARSQPLPEHLQMAVQGKRPMPGMQQPPLPNMPPATGPGGGPVAGPGPAQANYNRPHGMVGPNMVPPGPAGVPPGMQGPPTNGPPKSWPEGPMVNAAAPSNPPQKLIPPQPTGRPSPAPPSVPPAASPVMPPQMQSPGQPAQPPPMMLHQKQNRITPIQKPRGLDPVEILQEREYRLQARIAHRIQELENLPGSLAGDLRTKATIELKALRLLNFQRQLRQEVVVCMRRDTALETALNAKAYKRSKRQSLREARITEKLEKQQKIEQERKRRQKHQEYLNSILQHAKDFKEYHRSITAKLQKATKAVATYHANTEREQKKENERIEKERMRRLMAEDEEGYRKLIDQKKDKRLAYLLQQTDEYVANLTELVRAHKAVQALKEKKKKKKKKKPENMEGGAPTLGPDGEPLDETSQMSDLPVKVIHMDSGKILTGMEAPKAGQLETWLEMNPGYEIAPRSDSEESGSEEEEEEEDEEEERPHSSATPAAEEKKKIPDPDIEEVNEVDVLHIIEHAKQDVDDEYGNASFNRGLQSYYAVAHAVTERVDKQSTLLINGQLKQYQVKGLEWLVSLYNNNLNGILADEMGLGKTIQTIALITYLMEMKRLNGPFLIIVPLSTLSNWVYEFDKWAPSVVKVSYKGSPAARRAFVPILRSGKFNVLLTTYEYIIKDKQVLAKLRWKYMIVDEGHRMKNHHCKLTQVLNTHYLAPRRVLLTGTPLQNKLPELWALLNFLLPTIFKSCTTFEQWFNAPFAMTGEKVDLNEEETILIIRRLHKVLRPFLLRRLKKEVEAQLPEKVEYVIKCDMSALQRVLYRHMQAKGVLLTDGSEKDKKGKGGTKTLMNTIMQLRKICNHPYMFQHIEESFSEHLGYSGGIVSGPDLYRSSGKFELLDRILPKLRATNHKVLLFCQMTTLMTIMEDYFAYRNFKYLRLDGTTKAEDRGMLLKTFNEPGSDYFVFLLSTRAGGLGLNLQSADTVVIFDSDWNPHQDLQAQDRAHRIGQTNEVRVLRLCTVNSVEEKILAAAKYKLNVDQKVIQAGMFDQKSSGCERRAFLQAILEHEEQDEEEDEVPDDETVNQMIARSEEEFEQFMRMDLDRRREEARNPKRKPRLMEEDDMPSWILKDDAEVERLTCEEEEEKMFGRGSRQRKEVDYSDSLTEKQWLKAIEEGNLEDIEEEVRHKKTTRKRKRDRDHDSGPATPSSSSGRGRDKDEEVKKAKKRGRPPAEKLSPNPMSLTKKMKKIVDAVIKYKDGSNGRQLSEVFIQLPSRKELPEYYELIRKPVDFRKIKERIRSHKYRSLNDLEKDVMLLCQNAQTFNLEGSLIYEDSIVLQSVFTSVRQKIEKEDESEGEESEEEEDDIDEGSESESRSVKVKIKLSRKEKGDRGGKGQRRRGRGSRAKPVVSDDDSEEEQEEERSASGSEED from the exons ATGTCCACTCCTGACCCCCCGATGGGAGGGACACCTCGGCCTGGACCCTCCCCAGGCCCAGGGCCATCTCCAGGAGGCATGATGGGCCCGAGTCCCGGTCCCTCTCCGGGCTCTGCCCACAGCATGATGGGACCTAGCCCAGGACCTCCTGGATCTGGACACCCTCACCCTCCACAGGGACCCTCAGGATATCCTCAGGACAACATGCACCAGATGCACAAA CCCATGGAAGCCATGCATGAGAAGGGAATGCCCGACGACCCCCGCTACGCCCAGATGAAGGGCATGAGCATGAGACCAGGGGGACACAGCGGGATGGGACCCCCTCCGAGCCCAATGGACCAACATTCCCAAG GTTACCCCTCTCCATTGGGAGGCTCAGAGCACGCACCTAGCCCTGTCCCAGCCAACGGGCCTCCCTCTGGTCCCATGATGCCCGTAGGTCCCCCCGGCCCCGGGGCTGGCCCTATGGAGGGCAGCGGGGACCCTAACCAGGGAATGGGTCAATCTAACCGAGGGCCTCCCCAGGGTCCAGGTGGACCCGGTGGCGCAGTATGTGTACCCGGCGCTGCTGGTGGACCCGCTCCTTTCAATCAGAACCAGTTGCACCAACTCAGGGCTCAGATTATGGCCTACAAGATGCTGGCGCGCAGTCAGCCCCTACCGGAGCACCTGCAGATGGCCGTGCAGGGGAAGAGGCCCATGCCAGGGATGCAGCAACCGCCGCTGCCCAACATGCCACCTGCTACGGGGCCTGGAGGTGGACCTGTAGCCGGTCCGGGACCAGCTCAGGCCAACTACAACAGACCACACG GCATGGTAGGTCCTAACATGGTGCCTCCTGGACCTGCAGGAGTTCCCCCAGGTATGCAAGGCCCGCCTACCAACGGACCCCCTAAATCCTGGCCTGAAG GACCAATGGTGAATGCTGCTGCCCCCTCCAACCCTCCTCAGAAGCTGATCCCGCCTCAGCCCACCGGCAGACCCTCTCCCGCTCCTCCATCCGTTCCCCCCGCCGCCTCCCCAGTAATGCCCCCTCAGATGCAGTCACCGGGACAGCCGGCCCAGCCCCCTCCCATGATGCTTCACCAGAAGCAGAACCGCATAACCCCCATCCAAAAGCCCCGCGGGCTGGACCCGGTGGAGATCCTCCAGGAGAGAGAGTACAG GTTACAGGCTCGTATTGCTCACCGTATCCAGGAGCTGGAGAACCTGCCAGGCTCTCTAGCCGGTGACTTGCGCACTAAAGCCACCATCGAGCTCAAGGCCCTACGGCTGCTTAACTTCCAGAGACAG CTGCGTCAGGAGGTGGTGGTCTGCATGCGTCGTGACACTGCTTTGGAGACGGCCCTGAACGCTAAGGCCTACAAGCGCAGCAAACGACAGTCTCTACGTGAAGCCCGCATCACAGAGAAGCTTGAAAAGCAGCAGAAGATTGAACAGGAACGTAAACGTCGCCAGAAACACCAG GAATACCTCAACAGCATCCTGCAGCACGCCAAGGATTTCAAGGAGTACCACCGCTCCATCACAGCGAAGCTCCAGAAGGCCACCAAAGCTGTCGCCACCTATCACGCCAACACCGAGCGCGAGCAGAAGAAAGAGAACGAGCGCATTGAAAAGGAGAGAATGCGGAGGCTGATG GCTGAAGATGAAGAAGGCTACCGTAAACTCATCGACCAAAAGAAAGACAAGCGTCTGGCGTACCTGCTACAGCAGACGGACGAGTACGTGGCCAACCTCACTGAGCTGGTGCGCGCCCACAAAGCCGTGCAAGCTctcaaagagaagaaaaagaagaagaaaaagaag aaGCCAGAGAACATGGAGGGCGGCGCTCCTACCCTGGGACCTGATGGAGAG CCTTTAGATGAGACCAGTCAAATGAGTGACCTGCCGGTGAAGGTCATCCACATGGACAGCGGAAAGATCCTGACTGGGATGGAGGCTCCGAAGGCTGGCCAGCTGGAGACCTGGCTTGAAATGAACCCAGG ATACGAAATAGCGCCGCGTTCGGACAGTGAAGAAAGCGGttcagaagaggaggaggaggaagag gatgaagaggaagaacgACCTCATTCTTCTGCAActccagcagcagaggagaagaagaagattccCGACCCCGACATTGAAGAAGTAAATGAAGTGGATGTCCTGCACATCATCGA ACACGCCAAGCAGGATGTAGATGATGAGTACGGTAATGCAAGTTTCAACCGAGGCCTGCAGTCGTACTACGCTGTGGCTCACGCTGTCACTGAGAGGGTGGACAAACAGTCCACACTGCTGATCAATGGGCAGCTCAAGCAATACCAG GTCAAAGGTTTGGAGTGGCTGGTGTCGCTTTACAACAACAACTTGAATGGCATCCTGGCTGATGAGATGGGTCTAGGGAAAACGATCCAGACCATCGCCCTCATCACTTACCTCATGGAGATGAAGCGCCTCAACGGGCCCTTCCTCATCATCGTACCTCTCTC aACTCTATCAAACTGGGTCTACGAGTTTGATAAGTGGGCCCCATCTGTTGTGAAAGTCTCCTACAAG GGGTCTCCAGCTGCTCGTCGTGCGTTCGTTCCCATCTTGCGCAGTGGGAAATTCAACGTGCTGCTCACCACATACGAGTACATTATCAAAGATAAGCAAGTGCTAGCAAAG CTTCGTTGGAAGTACATGATTGTGGACGAGGGCCATCGTATGAAGAACCACCACTGTAAACTGACCCAGGTCTTGAACACTCACTACTTGGCCCCGCGCCGCGTGCTGCTCACAGGCACTCCGCTGCAAAACAAACTACCTGAACTCTGGGCCCTGCTCAACTTCCTCCTGCCCACCATTTTCAAAAGCTGCACCACGTTCGAACAGTGGTTCAACGCCCCCTTCGCCATGACTGGAGAGAAG GTCGACCTGAATGAAGAAGAGACCATCCTGATCATTCGACGTTTACACAAGGTGCTCAGGCCGTTCCTGCTGCGCCGACTCAAGAAAGAAGTGGAGGCCCAGCTGCCCGAGAAG GTGGAGTATGTGATAAAGTGCGACATGTCGGCTCTACAGAGGGTTTTGTACAGACACATGCAGGCCAAGGGAGTGTTGCTCACAGACGGGTCAGAAAAAGACAAGAAG GGTAAAGGTGGCACGAAGACCTTGATGAACACTATCATGCAACTGAGAAAGATTTGCAACCACCCCTACATGTTCCAGCACATCGAG GAGTCTTTCTCTGAGCATCTGGGCTATTCAGGTGGAATCGTGAGCGG CCCCGACCTGTACCGCTCCTCTGGGAAGTTCGAGCTGCTGGATCGCATCCTGCCCAAACTGAGGGCCACCAACCACAAAGTGCTGCTCTTCTGTCAAATGACCACACTCATGACCATCATGGAGGACTACTTTGCCTACCGTAACTTCAAGTACCTGCGTCTGGATG GAACCACCAAGGCGGAGGACCGTGGCATGCTGCTGAAGACATTCAATGAACCGGGCTCTGACTACTTTGTGTTCCTGCTCAGCACCAGGGCAGGTGGTCTGGGCCTCAACCTGCAGTCTGCTGACACTGTCGTCATCTTCGACAGCGACTGGAACCCGCATCAG GACTTGCAGGCCCAGGACCGAGCCCATCGTATCGGTCAGACGAACGAGGTGCGCGTGCTCCGCCTCTGCACCGTCAACAGCGTGGAGGAGAAGATCCTGGCAGCTGCTAAGTACAAACTGAACGTGGACCAGAAGGTCATCCAGGCGGGCATGTTCGACCAGAAGTCCTCGGGCTGTGAACGCCGGGCCTTCTTACAGGCCATCCTGGAGCACGAGGAACAGGACGAG gaggaggacgaggtgCCCGATGATGAGACCGTCAATCAGATGATAGCCAGGAGTGAAGAGGAGTTTGAACAGTTCATG CGCATGGATCTAGACAGACGCCGCGAGGAGGCCCGCAACCCGAAGAGGAAACCCCGTCTGATGGAGGAGGACGACATGCCCAGCTGGATTCTGAAAGATGACGCCGAGGTCGAGAGGCTAACatgcgaggaggaggaggagaagatgttCGGCAGAGGATCCCGCCAACGCAAGGAGGTGGACTACAGCGACTCGCTCACAGAAAAACAGTGGCTCAAG GCCATAGAGGAGGGAAACCTAGAGGACATCGAAGAGGAAGTGCGTCATAAAAAGACGACCAGGAAGCGCAAGAGAGACCGCGACCACGACAGCGGCCCGGCAACGCCCAGCTCCAGCAGCGGCCGAGGGCGGGACAAGGACGAGGAGGTGAAGAAAGCAAAGAAACGTGGTCGCCCGCCTGCTGAGAAGCTCTCTCCCAACCCCATGTCCCTCActaagaagatgaagaagatcgTTGACGCTGTCATCAAATATAAGGACGG TAGCAACGGGCGACAGCTGAGCGAAGTCTTCATCCAGCTGCCTTCTCGCAAGGAGCTGCCCGAGTACTACGAGCTCATCCGCAAACCAGTGGACTTCAGAAAGATCAAG
- the smarca4a gene encoding transcription activator BRG1 isoform X1 produces the protein MSTPDPPMGGTPRPGPSPGPGPSPGGMMGPSPGPSPGSAHSMMGPSPGPPGSGHPHPPQGPSGYPQDNMHQMHKPMEAMHEKGMPDDPRYAQMKGMSMRPGGHSGMGPPPSPMDQHSQGYPSPLGGSEHAPSPVPANGPPSGPMMPVGPPGPGAGPMEGSGDPNQGMGQSNRGPPQGPGGPGGAVCVPGAAGGPAPFNQNQLHQLRAQIMAYKMLARSQPLPEHLQMAVQGKRPMPGMQQPPLPNMPPATGPGGGPVAGPGPAQANYNRPHGMVGPNMVPPGPAGVPPGMQGPPTNGPPKSWPEGPMVNAAAPSNPPQKLIPPQPTGRPSPAPPSVPPAASPVMPPQMQSPGQPAQPPPMMLHQKQNRITPIQKPRGLDPVEILQEREYRLQARIAHRIQELENLPGSLAGDLRTKATIELKALRLLNFQRQLRQEVVVCMRRDTALETALNAKAYKRSKRQSLREARITEKLEKQQKIEQERKRRQKHQEYLNSILQHAKDFKEYHRSITAKLQKATKAVATYHANTEREQKKENERIEKERMRRLMAEDEEGYRKLIDQKKDKRLAYLLQQTDEYVANLTELVRAHKAVQALKEKKKKKKKKKPENMEGGAPTLGPDGEPLDETSQMSDLPVKVIHMDSGKILTGMEAPKAGQLETWLEMNPGYEIAPRSDSEESGSEEEEEEEDEEEERPHSSATPAAEEKKKIPDPDIEEVNEVDVLHIIEHAKQDVDDEYGNASFNRGLQSYYAVAHAVTERVDKQSTLLINGQLKQYQVKGLEWLVSLYNNNLNGILADEMGLGKTIQTIALITYLMEMKRLNGPFLIIVPLSTLSNWVYEFDKWAPSVVKVSYKGSPAARRAFVPILRSGKFNVLLTTYEYIIKDKQVLAKLRWKYMIVDEGHRMKNHHCKLTQVLNTHYLAPRRVLLTGTPLQNKLPELWALLNFLLPTIFKSCTTFEQWFNAPFAMTGEKVDLNEEETILIIRRLHKVLRPFLLRRLKKEVEAQLPEKVEYVIKCDMSALQRVLYRHMQAKGVLLTDGSEKDKKGKGGTKTLMNTIMQLRKICNHPYMFQHIEESFSEHLGYSGGIVSGPDLYRSSGKFELLDRILPKLRATNHKVLLFCQMTTLMTIMEDYFAYRNFKYLRLDGTTKAEDRGMLLKTFNEPGSDYFVFLLSTRAGGLGLNLQSADTVVIFDSDWNPHQDLQAQDRAHRIGQTNEVRVLRLCTVNSVEEKILAAAKYKLNVDQKVIQAGMFDQKSSGCERRAFLQAILEHEEQDEVGARGGCRPRGTWEEDEVPDDETVNQMIARSEEEFEQFMRMDLDRRREEARNPKRKPRLMEEDDMPSWILKDDAEVERLTCEEEEEKMFGRGSRQRKEVDYSDSLTEKQWLKAIEEGNLEDIEEEVRHKKTTRKRKRDRDHDSGPATPSSSSGRGRDKDEEVKKAKKRGRPPAEKLSPNPMSLTKKMKKIVDAVIKYKDGSNGRQLSEVFIQLPSRKELPEYYELIRKPVDFRKIKERIRSHKYRSLNDLEKDVMLLCQNAQTFNLEGSLIYEDSIVLQSVFTSVRQKIEKEDESEGEESEEEEDDIDEGSESESRSVKVKIKLSRKEKGDRGGKGQRRRGRGSRAKPVVSDDDSEEEQEEERSASGSEED, from the exons ATGTCCACTCCTGACCCCCCGATGGGAGGGACACCTCGGCCTGGACCCTCCCCAGGCCCAGGGCCATCTCCAGGAGGCATGATGGGCCCGAGTCCCGGTCCCTCTCCGGGCTCTGCCCACAGCATGATGGGACCTAGCCCAGGACCTCCTGGATCTGGACACCCTCACCCTCCACAGGGACCCTCAGGATATCCTCAGGACAACATGCACCAGATGCACAAA CCCATGGAAGCCATGCATGAGAAGGGAATGCCCGACGACCCCCGCTACGCCCAGATGAAGGGCATGAGCATGAGACCAGGGGGACACAGCGGGATGGGACCCCCTCCGAGCCCAATGGACCAACATTCCCAAG GTTACCCCTCTCCATTGGGAGGCTCAGAGCACGCACCTAGCCCTGTCCCAGCCAACGGGCCTCCCTCTGGTCCCATGATGCCCGTAGGTCCCCCCGGCCCCGGGGCTGGCCCTATGGAGGGCAGCGGGGACCCTAACCAGGGAATGGGTCAATCTAACCGAGGGCCTCCCCAGGGTCCAGGTGGACCCGGTGGCGCAGTATGTGTACCCGGCGCTGCTGGTGGACCCGCTCCTTTCAATCAGAACCAGTTGCACCAACTCAGGGCTCAGATTATGGCCTACAAGATGCTGGCGCGCAGTCAGCCCCTACCGGAGCACCTGCAGATGGCCGTGCAGGGGAAGAGGCCCATGCCAGGGATGCAGCAACCGCCGCTGCCCAACATGCCACCTGCTACGGGGCCTGGAGGTGGACCTGTAGCCGGTCCGGGACCAGCTCAGGCCAACTACAACAGACCACACG GCATGGTAGGTCCTAACATGGTGCCTCCTGGACCTGCAGGAGTTCCCCCAGGTATGCAAGGCCCGCCTACCAACGGACCCCCTAAATCCTGGCCTGAAG GACCAATGGTGAATGCTGCTGCCCCCTCCAACCCTCCTCAGAAGCTGATCCCGCCTCAGCCCACCGGCAGACCCTCTCCCGCTCCTCCATCCGTTCCCCCCGCCGCCTCCCCAGTAATGCCCCCTCAGATGCAGTCACCGGGACAGCCGGCCCAGCCCCCTCCCATGATGCTTCACCAGAAGCAGAACCGCATAACCCCCATCCAAAAGCCCCGCGGGCTGGACCCGGTGGAGATCCTCCAGGAGAGAGAGTACAG GTTACAGGCTCGTATTGCTCACCGTATCCAGGAGCTGGAGAACCTGCCAGGCTCTCTAGCCGGTGACTTGCGCACTAAAGCCACCATCGAGCTCAAGGCCCTACGGCTGCTTAACTTCCAGAGACAG CTGCGTCAGGAGGTGGTGGTCTGCATGCGTCGTGACACTGCTTTGGAGACGGCCCTGAACGCTAAGGCCTACAAGCGCAGCAAACGACAGTCTCTACGTGAAGCCCGCATCACAGAGAAGCTTGAAAAGCAGCAGAAGATTGAACAGGAACGTAAACGTCGCCAGAAACACCAG GAATACCTCAACAGCATCCTGCAGCACGCCAAGGATTTCAAGGAGTACCACCGCTCCATCACAGCGAAGCTCCAGAAGGCCACCAAAGCTGTCGCCACCTATCACGCCAACACCGAGCGCGAGCAGAAGAAAGAGAACGAGCGCATTGAAAAGGAGAGAATGCGGAGGCTGATG GCTGAAGATGAAGAAGGCTACCGTAAACTCATCGACCAAAAGAAAGACAAGCGTCTGGCGTACCTGCTACAGCAGACGGACGAGTACGTGGCCAACCTCACTGAGCTGGTGCGCGCCCACAAAGCCGTGCAAGCTctcaaagagaagaaaaagaagaagaaaaagaag aaGCCAGAGAACATGGAGGGCGGCGCTCCTACCCTGGGACCTGATGGAGAG CCTTTAGATGAGACCAGTCAAATGAGTGACCTGCCGGTGAAGGTCATCCACATGGACAGCGGAAAGATCCTGACTGGGATGGAGGCTCCGAAGGCTGGCCAGCTGGAGACCTGGCTTGAAATGAACCCAGG ATACGAAATAGCGCCGCGTTCGGACAGTGAAGAAAGCGGttcagaagaggaggaggaggaagag gatgaagaggaagaacgACCTCATTCTTCTGCAActccagcagcagaggagaagaagaagattccCGACCCCGACATTGAAGAAGTAAATGAAGTGGATGTCCTGCACATCATCGA ACACGCCAAGCAGGATGTAGATGATGAGTACGGTAATGCAAGTTTCAACCGAGGCCTGCAGTCGTACTACGCTGTGGCTCACGCTGTCACTGAGAGGGTGGACAAACAGTCCACACTGCTGATCAATGGGCAGCTCAAGCAATACCAG GTCAAAGGTTTGGAGTGGCTGGTGTCGCTTTACAACAACAACTTGAATGGCATCCTGGCTGATGAGATGGGTCTAGGGAAAACGATCCAGACCATCGCCCTCATCACTTACCTCATGGAGATGAAGCGCCTCAACGGGCCCTTCCTCATCATCGTACCTCTCTC aACTCTATCAAACTGGGTCTACGAGTTTGATAAGTGGGCCCCATCTGTTGTGAAAGTCTCCTACAAG GGGTCTCCAGCTGCTCGTCGTGCGTTCGTTCCCATCTTGCGCAGTGGGAAATTCAACGTGCTGCTCACCACATACGAGTACATTATCAAAGATAAGCAAGTGCTAGCAAAG CTTCGTTGGAAGTACATGATTGTGGACGAGGGCCATCGTATGAAGAACCACCACTGTAAACTGACCCAGGTCTTGAACACTCACTACTTGGCCCCGCGCCGCGTGCTGCTCACAGGCACTCCGCTGCAAAACAAACTACCTGAACTCTGGGCCCTGCTCAACTTCCTCCTGCCCACCATTTTCAAAAGCTGCACCACGTTCGAACAGTGGTTCAACGCCCCCTTCGCCATGACTGGAGAGAAG GTCGACCTGAATGAAGAAGAGACCATCCTGATCATTCGACGTTTACACAAGGTGCTCAGGCCGTTCCTGCTGCGCCGACTCAAGAAAGAAGTGGAGGCCCAGCTGCCCGAGAAG GTGGAGTATGTGATAAAGTGCGACATGTCGGCTCTACAGAGGGTTTTGTACAGACACATGCAGGCCAAGGGAGTGTTGCTCACAGACGGGTCAGAAAAAGACAAGAAG GGTAAAGGTGGCACGAAGACCTTGATGAACACTATCATGCAACTGAGAAAGATTTGCAACCACCCCTACATGTTCCAGCACATCGAG GAGTCTTTCTCTGAGCATCTGGGCTATTCAGGTGGAATCGTGAGCGG CCCCGACCTGTACCGCTCCTCTGGGAAGTTCGAGCTGCTGGATCGCATCCTGCCCAAACTGAGGGCCACCAACCACAAAGTGCTGCTCTTCTGTCAAATGACCACACTCATGACCATCATGGAGGACTACTTTGCCTACCGTAACTTCAAGTACCTGCGTCTGGATG GAACCACCAAGGCGGAGGACCGTGGCATGCTGCTGAAGACATTCAATGAACCGGGCTCTGACTACTTTGTGTTCCTGCTCAGCACCAGGGCAGGTGGTCTGGGCCTCAACCTGCAGTCTGCTGACACTGTCGTCATCTTCGACAGCGACTGGAACCCGCATCAG GACTTGCAGGCCCAGGACCGAGCCCATCGTATCGGTCAGACGAACGAGGTGCGCGTGCTCCGCCTCTGCACCGTCAACAGCGTGGAGGAGAAGATCCTGGCAGCTGCTAAGTACAAACTGAACGTGGACCAGAAGGTCATCCAGGCGGGCATGTTCGACCAGAAGTCCTCGGGCTGTGAACGCCGGGCCTTCTTACAGGCCATCCTGGAGCACGAGGAACAGGACGAGGTCGGGGCCCGAGGAGGCTGCCGTCCTCGGGGGACGTGG gaggaggacgaggtgCCCGATGATGAGACCGTCAATCAGATGATAGCCAGGAGTGAAGAGGAGTTTGAACAGTTCATG CGCATGGATCTAGACAGACGCCGCGAGGAGGCCCGCAACCCGAAGAGGAAACCCCGTCTGATGGAGGAGGACGACATGCCCAGCTGGATTCTGAAAGATGACGCCGAGGTCGAGAGGCTAACatgcgaggaggaggaggagaagatgttCGGCAGAGGATCCCGCCAACGCAAGGAGGTGGACTACAGCGACTCGCTCACAGAAAAACAGTGGCTCAAG GCCATAGAGGAGGGAAACCTAGAGGACATCGAAGAGGAAGTGCGTCATAAAAAGACGACCAGGAAGCGCAAGAGAGACCGCGACCACGACAGCGGCCCGGCAACGCCCAGCTCCAGCAGCGGCCGAGGGCGGGACAAGGACGAGGAGGTGAAGAAAGCAAAGAAACGTGGTCGCCCGCCTGCTGAGAAGCTCTCTCCCAACCCCATGTCCCTCActaagaagatgaagaagatcgTTGACGCTGTCATCAAATATAAGGACGG TAGCAACGGGCGACAGCTGAGCGAAGTCTTCATCCAGCTGCCTTCTCGCAAGGAGCTGCCCGAGTACTACGAGCTCATCCGCAAACCAGTGGACTTCAGAAAGATCAAG